A section of the Streptomyces xinghaiensis S187 genome encodes:
- a CDS encoding alpha/beta fold hydrolase: MPLVTVGRENSTDIELYYEDHGDPAGQPVVLIHGYPLDGDSWEKQLPALLAAGYRVITYDRRGFGRSGRPTTGYDYDTFTADLHTLMTTLDLRNAVLAGFSMGSGEVGRYLATHGSERVAKAAFLACLEPYLLKTDDNPAGVDGEVFEEIAAAVSRDRYAYFTEFYKAFYNLDETLGSRISEEAVRASWNTAAGASPHASFACVATWTTDFRADVARIAELALPTLVLHGTGDRILPVDSTARPLRKLLPHAEYVEIEGAPHGLLWTHAEEVTESLMAFLRD; the protein is encoded by the coding sequence ATGCCCCTAGTGACCGTCGGCCGTGAGAACAGCACCGACATCGAGCTCTACTACGAGGACCACGGCGACCCCGCCGGACAGCCGGTGGTCCTGATCCACGGCTACCCGCTGGACGGCGACTCCTGGGAGAAGCAGCTCCCGGCCCTGCTCGCGGCCGGGTACCGGGTGATCACATACGACCGCCGCGGTTTCGGCCGTTCCGGCCGGCCCACCACCGGCTACGACTACGACACCTTCACCGCCGACCTGCACACCCTCATGACCACCCTGGACCTGCGGAACGCGGTCCTCGCCGGGTTCTCCATGGGCAGCGGCGAGGTCGGCCGCTACCTGGCCACCCACGGCTCGGAGCGGGTGGCCAAGGCCGCCTTCCTCGCCTGTCTGGAGCCCTATCTGCTCAAGACCGACGACAACCCGGCCGGGGTGGACGGCGAGGTCTTCGAGGAGATCGCGGCCGCGGTGAGCCGGGACCGCTACGCCTACTTCACCGAGTTCTACAAGGCCTTCTACAACCTCGACGAGACCCTGGGCAGCCGGATCAGCGAGGAGGCCGTCCGGGCGAGCTGGAACACCGCGGCCGGGGCCTCCCCGCACGCCTCCTTCGCCTGTGTGGCCACCTGGACGACCGACTTCCGCGCGGACGTGGCCCGCATCGCCGAACTCGCCCTGCCCACGCTCGTCCTGCACGGCACCGGGGACCGGATCCTGCCCGTGGACTCCACCGCCCGGCCGCTGCGCAAGCTGCTTCCCCACGCCGAGTACGTGGAGATCGAGGGCGCACCGCACGGCCTGCTGTGGACCCATGCGGAGGAGGTTACGGAGTCGCTGATGGCCTTCCTCCGGGACTGA
- a CDS encoding helix-turn-helix domain-containing protein — protein MPGSPPRPAGAAEAPYLELLSRGAPVEEYEQPLQRARADGAGPEELAALERGKLLALRVRTELEGRRRREAELSALFETAHDLAGLRDLDAVLQAIVQRARSLLGTECAYMTLNDPEAGDTYMRVTDGSVSARFQQLRLGMGEGLGGLVAQTARPYVTDSYFDDPRFEHTRAIDSGVRDEGLVAILGVPLMTGSSVIGVLFAADRRARVFERQQIALLASFAAHAAVAIDSANLLSETRSALAELETAHGIIRDRSAVIERASEVHDRLTELVLRGGGVRDVADAVAEVLSGAVEFTEAGASTDPVVERSRAAGRAVRHGDDWVAAVSAGGELFGALVLHGHPELDPVDQRTLERAAMVTSLLLIARRSAGEAEQRVRGELLDDLLDAPDRDPSLLRERAARLTADLDAPHVVLAARVESDGGPGGGTGESAGDRAGGAAGAGAAARRTADRQRLWSAASHLAATRHGLAAARDGGTVLLLPAGPEESAAETARQTARQLGTAVRGTVTVGASAPVPAPVARPGAVATAYAEARRCLEALLLLGRAGQGATAEDFGFLGLLLADSRDVASFVRRTIGPVTDYDARRGTELVRTMEAYFACGMSPARTKDELHVHVNTVAQRLERVGRLLGAGWHSPSGALEVQLALRLHRLAGAIDG, from the coding sequence ATGCCCGGATCCCCGCCCCGTCCCGCCGGGGCCGCCGAAGCCCCCTATCTGGAGCTGCTGTCCCGCGGCGCGCCCGTCGAGGAGTACGAGCAGCCGCTGCAGCGCGCCCGCGCGGACGGGGCCGGACCGGAGGAGCTGGCCGCCCTGGAGCGCGGCAAGCTGCTCGCCCTGCGGGTGCGGACCGAGCTGGAGGGGCGCCGGCGGCGCGAGGCGGAACTGTCCGCCCTCTTCGAAACCGCGCACGACCTGGCCGGCCTCCGCGACCTGGACGCCGTGCTGCAGGCCATCGTGCAGCGCGCCCGGTCGCTGCTGGGCACCGAGTGCGCCTATATGACGCTGAACGACCCGGAGGCCGGCGACACTTACATGCGGGTCACCGACGGTTCGGTGTCCGCCCGCTTCCAGCAGCTCCGGCTCGGCATGGGGGAGGGGCTGGGCGGGCTCGTCGCGCAGACCGCGCGCCCGTACGTCACCGACAGCTACTTCGACGACCCCCGTTTCGAGCACACCCGGGCGATCGACTCGGGCGTACGCGACGAGGGCCTGGTGGCGATCCTCGGCGTCCCGCTGATGACCGGCAGCAGCGTGATCGGGGTGCTGTTCGCCGCGGACCGGCGGGCCCGGGTCTTCGAACGCCAGCAGATCGCCCTGCTCGCCTCCTTCGCCGCCCACGCCGCCGTCGCCATCGACTCCGCGAACCTGCTGTCCGAGACGCGCTCCGCGCTCGCCGAGCTGGAGACGGCCCACGGCATCATCCGCGACCGCAGTGCCGTCATCGAGCGCGCCTCGGAGGTCCACGACCGGCTGACCGAGCTGGTGCTCCGGGGCGGCGGGGTGCGCGACGTCGCGGACGCTGTGGCCGAAGTGCTGTCCGGGGCCGTGGAGTTCACCGAGGCCGGCGCCTCGACGGACCCGGTCGTGGAGCGTTCCCGCGCCGCCGGGCGCGCCGTGCGGCACGGCGACGACTGGGTGGCCGCCGTCTCCGCGGGCGGGGAGCTCTTCGGCGCCCTCGTCCTGCACGGGCACCCGGAGCTCGACCCCGTCGACCAGCGCACGCTGGAGCGCGCCGCCATGGTCACCTCGCTGCTGCTGATCGCGCGCCGCTCGGCGGGCGAGGCCGAGCAGCGGGTACGGGGCGAACTCCTGGACGACCTGCTGGACGCCCCGGACCGCGATCCGAGCCTGCTGCGCGAGCGTGCGGCCCGGCTGACGGCCGACCTCGACGCTCCGCATGTCGTGCTCGCGGCCCGCGTCGAGAGCGACGGCGGGCCCGGCGGCGGGACCGGCGAGTCGGCAGGCGACAGGGCCGGCGGGGCAGCAGGCGCCGGCGCGGCCGCACGGCGGACCGCCGACCGGCAGCGCCTCTGGTCGGCGGCCTCGCACCTCGCGGCGACCCGGCACGGCCTGGCCGCCGCCCGCGACGGCGGCACGGTGCTGCTGCTCCCGGCCGGACCGGAGGAGAGCGCCGCCGAGACCGCCCGGCAGACCGCCAGGCAGCTCGGCACCGCCGTGCGGGGCACCGTCACCGTCGGCGCGTCCGCGCCCGTACCGGCGCCCGTGGCGCGTCCGGGCGCCGTCGCCACCGCGTACGCCGAGGCCCGGCGCTGCCTGGAGGCGCTGCTCCTGCTGGGGCGGGCCGGTCAGGGGGCCACCGCCGAGGACTTCGGGTTCCTCGGACTGCTGCTGGCCGACTCCCGGGACGTCGCGTCCTTCGTCCGCCGCACGATCGGACCGGTCACCGACTACGACGCAAGGCGTGGCACCGAACTGGTGCGCACCATGGAGGCGTACTTCGCCTGCGGCATGAGCCCGGCCCGCACCAAGGACGAGCTGCACGTCCACGTGAACACCGTCGCGCAGCGGCTGGAGCGCGTCGGACGGCTCCTGGGCGCCGGCTGGCACTCCCCGTCCGGCGCACTGGAGGTGCAGCTCGCCCTGCGCCTGCACCGGCTGGCCGGGGCGATCGACGGGTGA
- a CDS encoding SDR family NAD(P)-dependent oxidoreductase produces MRIENTAAIVTGGASGLGAATAAALVKQGAKVFALDLPGSIEKAPETAGITYVPTDVTDGDEVRAAVTAAASSGVPLRTVVNCAGIGPSMRILGKKGVHDLGLYAKIVQVNLIGSFNVLALASEAIAQTGADENGQRGVIVNTASIAAYEGQVGQAAYASSKGGIVGLTLPAARDLAQYGIRVCTIAPGIVETPMLATVSEEFRAGLAAGVPFPQRLAAPEEYAKLALAIIDHDYLNGETIRMDGALRMAPR; encoded by the coding sequence ATGCGTATCGAGAACACCGCCGCCATCGTCACCGGCGGGGCCTCCGGCCTGGGCGCGGCGACCGCCGCCGCCCTGGTGAAGCAGGGGGCGAAGGTCTTCGCCCTCGACCTCCCCGGGAGCATCGAGAAGGCCCCGGAGACGGCGGGCATCACCTATGTGCCGACCGATGTCACCGACGGCGACGAGGTCCGGGCCGCCGTCACGGCGGCGGCGTCCTCCGGCGTCCCGCTGCGCACCGTCGTCAACTGCGCCGGCATCGGCCCGTCCATGCGCATCCTGGGCAAGAAGGGCGTGCACGACCTCGGCCTCTACGCCAAGATCGTGCAGGTCAACCTGATCGGCTCCTTCAACGTCCTCGCGCTCGCCTCCGAGGCCATCGCGCAGACCGGCGCCGACGAGAACGGCCAGCGCGGCGTCATCGTCAACACCGCCTCCATCGCCGCCTACGAGGGCCAGGTCGGCCAGGCCGCCTACGCCTCCTCCAAGGGCGGCATCGTCGGGCTGACCCTGCCGGCCGCCCGTGACCTCGCCCAGTACGGCATCCGCGTCTGCACCATCGCGCCGGGCATCGTCGAGACGCCCATGCTGGCCACCGTGTCCGAGGAGTTCCGGGCCGGGCTCGCCGCCGGCGTGCCGTTCCCGCAGCGCCTCGCCGCCCCCGAGGAGTACGCCAAGCTCGCCCTGGCGATCATCGACCACGACTACCTCAACGGCGAGACGATCCGCATGGACGGCGCCCTGCGCATGGCCCCGCGCTAG
- a CDS encoding F510_1955 family glycosylhydrolase, with amino-acid sequence MPARSRPRSAAVAASAAAVLLAAVLTGCSDDSSPEGPGSASATESAQSTKSTGPSPGPEASVGGIGHIHGLGVNPGDGRLYVATHRGVIAVDDDGSAERVGDTADYMGFTVAGKDTFLGSGHPAEGSGDHANRGLIRSTDAGKTWTSLSLAGKSDFHSLEEVDGTIYGYDSTAGLLRVSEDGKKWDERAELAALDIAVSPEDPGTVLATTRSGVARSTDGGKTFGGGNEPVLTHLSWAEGDALYGIAPDGVVHRSTDGGKSWKKAGTTPGGQAQALTAVDAERVLAATQSGVYESRDGGKSFTRRLAMSED; translated from the coding sequence ATGCCCGCCCGTTCCCGTCCCCGTTCCGCGGCTGTCGCGGCCTCCGCCGCCGCGGTCCTGCTGGCCGCCGTCCTGACCGGCTGCTCCGACGACTCGAGCCCGGAGGGGCCCGGCAGTGCGTCCGCCACGGAGTCCGCCCAGTCCACCAAGTCCACCGGGCCTTCCCCCGGCCCGGAGGCCTCGGTCGGCGGGATCGGCCACATCCACGGGCTCGGCGTCAATCCCGGCGACGGCAGGCTCTACGTCGCCACGCACCGCGGTGTCATCGCGGTGGACGACGACGGCTCCGCCGAGCGCGTGGGCGACACCGCCGACTACATGGGCTTCACCGTCGCCGGGAAGGACACCTTCCTCGGCAGCGGCCACCCGGCCGAGGGAAGCGGCGACCACGCCAACCGCGGGCTGATCAGGAGCACCGACGCCGGGAAGACCTGGACGTCCCTCTCCCTCGCGGGGAAGTCCGACTTCCACTCCCTCGAAGAGGTCGACGGCACCATCTACGGCTACGACAGCACGGCCGGTCTGCTGCGCGTCAGCGAGGACGGCAAGAAGTGGGACGAGCGCGCCGAACTGGCGGCCCTGGACATCGCCGTGAGCCCCGAGGACCCCGGCACGGTCCTGGCCACCACCCGGAGCGGCGTCGCGCGGAGCACCGACGGCGGCAAGACCTTCGGCGGCGGGAACGAGCCGGTGCTGACGCACCTCTCCTGGGCGGAGGGCGACGCCCTGTACGGGATCGCCCCCGACGGGGTGGTGCACCGCAGCACCGACGGCGGCAAGAGCTGGAAGAAGGCCGGGACCACGCCGGGCGGGCAGGCGCAGGCGCTGACGGCCGTCGACGCCGAGCGCGTCCTGGCCGCCACCCAGAGCGGGGTGTACGAATCCCGCGACGGCGGCAAGTCCTTCACCCGGCGGCTGGCGATGTCGGAGGACTGA
- a CDS encoding acyl-CoA dehydrogenase family protein, with translation MPATRTLPTREAADLIGLTRELAEKELAPRAAEWEANEKFPRDVFRTLGRAGLLGLPYPEDFGGGEQPYEVYLQVLEEIGAVWSSIGVGVSVHALSCFALAAYGTDEQKEEWLPGMLGGETLGAYCLSEPHAGSDPAAMRTRAVRDGDHYVLNGSKAWTTHGGYADFYTVMARTSEDRSHGISCFLVPADTPGLSADPPERKMGLTGSATATMRFDGVRVPRHRRIGAEGQGLPIALAGLDSGRLGIAAVATGLAQGALDHALRYAQERETFGKPIIEHQGLAFVLADMAAAVDAARAVTLAAARLKDLGLPFGREASVAKMVATDNAMKVTTDAVQVLGGYGYTRDFPVERYMREAKVMQIFEGTNQIQRMVISRALKKDSRGTITVRNKEQQ, from the coding sequence ATGCCCGCAACGCGAACGCTCCCCACAAGGGAGGCCGCCGACCTCATCGGTCTCACCCGTGAACTCGCCGAGAAGGAACTCGCCCCCCGCGCCGCCGAGTGGGAGGCCAACGAGAAGTTCCCCCGCGACGTCTTCCGCACCCTCGGCCGCGCCGGCCTGCTGGGCCTCCCCTACCCCGAGGACTTCGGGGGCGGCGAGCAGCCCTACGAGGTCTATCTGCAGGTCCTGGAGGAGATCGGGGCGGTCTGGTCCAGCATCGGCGTCGGCGTCTCGGTCCACGCCCTCTCCTGCTTCGCCCTCGCCGCGTACGGCACGGACGAGCAGAAGGAGGAGTGGCTCCCCGGGATGCTCGGCGGCGAGACGCTCGGCGCCTACTGCCTCTCCGAGCCGCACGCCGGATCGGACCCCGCGGCCATGCGCACCCGTGCCGTCCGCGACGGCGACCACTACGTGCTCAACGGCAGCAAGGCCTGGACCACCCACGGCGGCTACGCCGACTTCTACACGGTCATGGCCCGCACCTCCGAGGACCGGTCGCACGGCATCTCCTGCTTCCTCGTCCCGGCCGACACCCCCGGCCTCTCCGCCGACCCGCCCGAGCGCAAGATGGGCCTGACCGGCTCGGCCACCGCGACCATGCGCTTCGACGGCGTACGGGTCCCGCGGCACCGCCGCATCGGAGCCGAGGGCCAGGGCCTGCCGATCGCCCTCGCCGGCCTCGACTCCGGCCGGCTCGGCATCGCGGCCGTGGCCACCGGCCTCGCCCAGGGCGCGCTGGACCACGCCCTGCGCTACGCCCAGGAGCGGGAGACCTTCGGCAAGCCGATCATCGAGCACCAGGGACTGGCCTTCGTCCTGGCCGACATGGCCGCCGCCGTCGACGCCGCCCGCGCCGTCACGCTGGCCGCCGCCCGGCTGAAGGACCTGGGGCTGCCGTTCGGCCGTGAGGCGTCGGTGGCGAAGATGGTCGCTACGGACAACGCCATGAAGGTCACCACCGACGCCGTCCAGGTGCTCGGCGGCTACGGCTACACCCGTGACTTCCCCGTGGAGCGCTACATGCGGGAGGCCAAGGTGATGCAGATCTTCGAGGGCACCAATCAGATCCAGCGCATGGTGATCAGCCGCGCGCTGAAGAAGGACAGCCGCGGCACCATCACCGTGCGGAACAAGGAGCAGCAGTAA
- a CDS encoding 3-hydroxybutyrate dehydrogenase → MTVPPAAGLAAVPAPATAPATAPARLSVDIDLTGRTALVTGAAGGIGRACALRLAAAGAGVRAVDRDAAGLEELGARAGGLPGTVEPRVLDLTDLDAAERAAAGTDVLVNNAGLQLVRPIEEFPPEVFSTVLTVMLEAPFRLIRGALPHMYGQGWGRVVNISSVHGLRASRFKSAYVTAKHGLEGLSKVAALEGAAHGVTSNCVSPGYVRTPLVERQIADQAAAHGIPAERVVSDILLADSALKRLVEPAEVAEAVAYLCSPQASFITGASLPLDGGWTAH, encoded by the coding sequence ATGACCGTGCCCCCCGCGGCGGGCCTCGCCGCCGTCCCCGCGCCCGCGACCGCCCCCGCGACCGCCCCCGCGCGGCTCTCCGTCGACATCGACCTCACCGGCCGCACCGCCCTCGTCACCGGCGCGGCCGGCGGCATCGGCCGCGCGTGCGCCCTGCGGCTGGCGGCGGCCGGGGCCGGGGTCCGAGCCGTGGACCGGGACGCCGCCGGCCTGGAGGAGCTCGGTGCCCGGGCCGGAGGACTGCCCGGCACCGTGGAGCCGCGGGTCCTCGACCTCACCGATCTCGACGCGGCGGAACGCGCGGCCGCCGGCACCGATGTGCTGGTCAACAACGCCGGGCTGCAACTGGTCCGCCCCATCGAGGAGTTCCCGCCCGAGGTGTTCTCCACCGTCCTCACGGTGATGCTGGAGGCCCCCTTCCGCCTGATCCGCGGGGCACTGCCGCACATGTACGGGCAGGGGTGGGGCCGGGTGGTCAACATCTCCTCGGTGCACGGCCTGCGCGCGTCCCGCTTCAAATCGGCGTACGTGACCGCCAAGCACGGCCTCGAAGGGCTCTCCAAGGTGGCCGCGCTCGAAGGCGCCGCGCACGGCGTGACGTCCAACTGTGTCAGCCCCGGCTACGTCCGCACCCCGCTCGTCGAGCGGCAGATCGCCGACCAGGCCGCCGCCCACGGGATCCCCGCCGAGCGCGTGGTCAGCGACATCCTGCTCGCCGACTCGGCCCTCAAGCGGCTGGTCGAGCCGGCGGAGGTCGCCGAGGCCGTGGCCTATCTGTGCAGCCCGCAGGCATCCTTCATCACCGGCGCGTCCCTCCCCCTCGACGGCGGATGGACCGCGCACTGA
- a CDS encoding transglycosylase family protein: MVLTAGGAGVAAPLLTAGSANAAPVAVWDEVAACESSGDWAANTGNGYYGGLQFSQSSWESVGGTEYASRADLATKDQQIAAGEKLLAVQGPGAWPTCGPKAGLSRDSGAPDIDTAAQPEAASPAKPKAAQPKAAPEAGRKRTGPESYTVVSGDTLHRIATAYDVDGGWKTVYATNRETVGDNPHLIFPGQELSLDASRPGAGHSGDAAQQAKPAAPAPSASGKSYANNLDGWIREALDIMKQHGIPGTYEGIHRNIIRESSGNPNAINNWDINAQKGTPSIGLLQVIKPTFDAYHVPGTANSQYDPVANIVAACNYAADRYGSIDNVNGPY; the protein is encoded by the coding sequence GTGGTTCTCACGGCCGGCGGAGCGGGTGTTGCCGCCCCCCTGCTGACGGCGGGCAGCGCGAACGCCGCGCCCGTCGCCGTCTGGGACGAGGTCGCCGCCTGCGAGAGCAGCGGCGACTGGGCCGCCAACACCGGCAACGGCTACTACGGCGGACTGCAGTTCTCGCAGTCCAGCTGGGAGTCGGTCGGCGGCACCGAGTACGCGTCGCGCGCCGACCTCGCCACCAAGGACCAGCAGATCGCCGCCGGCGAGAAGCTGCTCGCCGTCCAGGGCCCGGGCGCCTGGCCCACCTGCGGCCCCAAGGCCGGACTGTCCCGGGACTCCGGGGCACCGGACATCGACACGGCCGCGCAGCCCGAGGCGGCCTCCCCGGCCAAGCCGAAGGCCGCCCAGCCCAAGGCCGCCCCCGAGGCCGGGCGGAAGCGGACCGGTCCGGAGTCCTACACCGTCGTCAGCGGCGACACCCTCCACCGGATCGCCACCGCGTACGACGTCGACGGCGGCTGGAAGACCGTCTACGCGACCAACCGGGAGACCGTGGGCGACAACCCGCACCTCATCTTCCCCGGCCAGGAGCTCTCCCTCGACGCCTCCCGGCCCGGCGCCGGACACAGCGGCGATGCGGCGCAGCAGGCGAAGCCCGCGGCCCCCGCCCCGTCCGCCTCCGGGAAGTCCTACGCGAACAACCTGGACGGCTGGATCCGCGAGGCCCTGGACATCATGAAGCAGCACGGCATCCCCGGCACCTACGAGGGGATCCACCGCAACATCATCCGGGAGTCCAGCGGCAACCCGAACGCCATCAACAACTGGGACATCAACGCCCAGAAGGGCACCCCGTCCATCGGCCTGCTGCAGGTCATCAAGCCGACCTTCGACGCGTACCACGTCCCGGGCACGGCGAACAGCCAGTACGACCCGGTCGCCAACATCGTCGCGGCCTGCAACTACGCGGCCGACCGCTACGGATCGATCGACAACGTCAACGGCCCGTACTGA
- a CDS encoding TetR/AcrR family transcriptional regulator, which translates to MPSARRTARQSDLLRRLVALVAAEGFASFTLDDLAVRLRCSKTTLYQLAGSKQELVREAVKYYFRAATEAVEKQVADTSAPADRVVVYLNAVSAQLRPLSRRFLDDMAEFAPAREVYEANTRHASARVRQLITEGVAAGAFRDVHAAFVGEVVAATMQEIQRGGVTANTGLSDADAYAELASLIVHAVSS; encoded by the coding sequence ATGCCGTCCGCCCGCCGCACCGCCCGCCAGAGCGATCTGCTCCGGCGTCTGGTCGCGCTGGTGGCGGCCGAGGGCTTCGCCTCCTTCACCCTCGACGACCTGGCCGTGCGGCTGCGCTGCTCCAAGACGACGCTGTACCAACTGGCGGGCAGCAAGCAAGAGTTGGTCCGGGAGGCGGTGAAGTACTACTTCCGGGCGGCGACCGAGGCCGTCGAGAAGCAGGTCGCCGACACCTCGGCCCCGGCGGACCGCGTGGTGGTCTATCTGAACGCCGTGTCCGCGCAGCTCAGGCCGCTCTCCCGGCGCTTCCTCGACGACATGGCGGAGTTCGCGCCCGCCCGCGAGGTCTACGAGGCCAATACGCGCCACGCGTCCGCCCGGGTACGGCAGCTGATCACGGAGGGTGTGGCCGCGGGAGCGTTCCGCGACGTCCACGCCGCCTTCGTGGGCGAGGTCGTCGCGGCCACGATGCAGGAGATCCAGCGGGGCGGGGTCACCGCGAACACCGGGCTGAGTGACGCCGACGCGTACGCCGAACTGGCCTCGCTCATCGTGCACGCCGTCTCTTCCTGA
- a CDS encoding MFS transporter, translated as MAATAPAPPNSSSLKRVVAASLIGTTIEWYDFFLYGAAAALVFNQLFFPGSDPLVGTLLAFVTYAVGFAARPIGALVFGHYGDKLGRKKLLVLSLLLMGGATFAIGLLPTHATIGTAAPVLLTVLRLVQGFALGGEWGGAVLLVSEHGDAKRRGFWASWPQTGAPAGQLLATGVLALLTGLLSDAAFVSWGWRVPFLLSGVLVVIGLWVRLAVDESPVFRQALERAETRKAAEKPVAERMPLIAVLRHHWRDVLIAMGSRMAENISYYVITAFILVYATSEVELSKQTALNAVLLASAVHFATIPVWGALSDRFGRRPVYLLGAAGVGLWVFPFFALIDTGSFAGLLLAVTVGLVFHGAMYAPQAAFFAEMFATRMRYSGASIGAQFSSVLAGAPAPLIATALLNDYGSSTPIALYVIAAALITLLAVWIAKETRHRDLTELDPEGDTPVEPAGAAAASGAAARTA; from the coding sequence ATGGCTGCTACGGCACCCGCCCCACCGAACTCCAGCTCGCTCAAGCGCGTCGTCGCCGCGAGCCTCATCGGCACCACCATCGAGTGGTACGACTTCTTCCTCTACGGTGCCGCCGCGGCGCTCGTCTTCAACCAGCTCTTCTTCCCCGGCTCCGACCCGCTCGTCGGCACCCTGCTGGCCTTCGTCACCTACGCCGTGGGCTTCGCCGCCCGCCCCATCGGCGCCCTGGTGTTCGGCCACTACGGCGACAAGCTGGGGCGCAAGAAGCTGCTGGTGCTGAGCCTGCTGCTGATGGGCGGCGCGACCTTCGCCATCGGCCTGCTGCCCACCCACGCCACCATCGGCACGGCCGCCCCGGTGCTGCTGACCGTGCTGCGGCTGGTCCAGGGCTTCGCCCTGGGCGGCGAGTGGGGCGGCGCGGTCCTGCTGGTCTCCGAGCACGGTGACGCGAAGCGGCGCGGCTTCTGGGCGTCCTGGCCGCAGACGGGAGCACCCGCCGGGCAGCTGCTCGCGACCGGTGTGCTCGCCCTGCTGACGGGTCTGCTGTCGGACGCCGCCTTCGTGTCCTGGGGCTGGCGCGTCCCGTTCCTGCTCTCCGGCGTCCTCGTGGTGATCGGGCTGTGGGTCCGGCTGGCCGTCGACGAGTCCCCCGTCTTCCGGCAGGCGCTGGAGCGGGCCGAAACCCGCAAGGCCGCCGAGAAGCCGGTCGCCGAGAGGATGCCGCTGATCGCCGTGCTGCGCCATCACTGGCGGGACGTGCTGATCGCGATGGGCTCCCGGATGGCCGAGAACATCAGCTACTACGTCATCACAGCCTTCATCCTGGTCTACGCGACCTCCGAGGTGGAGCTGAGCAAGCAGACGGCGCTCAACGCCGTACTGCTCGCCTCGGCCGTGCACTTCGCCACGATCCCCGTCTGGGGCGCCCTGTCGGACCGCTTCGGCCGCCGGCCCGTGTACCTGCTGGGCGCCGCGGGCGTGGGCCTCTGGGTCTTCCCGTTCTTCGCGCTGATCGACACCGGGAGCTTCGCCGGCCTGTTGCTCGCGGTCACGGTGGGGCTGGTCTTCCACGGTGCGATGTACGCCCCGCAGGCGGCGTTCTTCGCCGAGATGTTCGCGACCCGGATGCGCTACTCCGGCGCCTCCATCGGCGCGCAGTTCTCGTCGGTGCTGGCGGGCGCCCCGGCGCCACTGATCGCCACGGCGCTCCTCAACGACTACGGCAGCTCGACGCCCATCGCGCTCTACGTGATCGCCGCCGCGCTGATCACGCTGCTGGCGGTCTGGATCGCCAAGGAGACCCGTCACCGCGACCTGACGGAGCTCGACCCGGAGGGCGACACCCCCGTGGAGCCGGCGGGTGCCGCCGCGGCGTCCGGGGCGGCGGCCCGCACGGCCTGA
- a CDS encoding PP2C family protein-serine/threonine phosphatase, with amino-acid sequence MTDAVRVGKVLTDLMQAGHTSALEQLPGVVAAHAETVGLHDVALFAVDLQQKALRQLTGRGPDAGEGGTEVAVDGTLPGRAYQNVTIVSEPAPETARGRCRWWVPVTDGVERLGMMRADTAAEDGQSREAVRHLASMVALLLLSKRSFSDSYARLVRSRPMNVAAEMQWNLTPPPAFAGHNAIVTAALEPAYEVGGDAYDYALTGTSLHLGIFDAMGHDTTAGITANVAVSACRNARRQGASLAESSRLVEKTLNEQFGTSRYITGILADLDLETGRLAWVNRGHHLPVVIRSGGRPSQLACPPGGPMGASLKLPVTVCEEQLEPGDRLLLYTDGITEARGADGRQFGMTRFVDFVMHHHANGQLPLHETLRRLMHAVLEHHDGRLDDDATVLLAEWAGGRQEKLVP; translated from the coding sequence GTGACCGACGCGGTTCGGGTGGGAAAGGTGCTCACCGACCTGATGCAGGCCGGCCACACCTCGGCGCTGGAGCAGCTGCCGGGCGTCGTGGCCGCGCACGCCGAGACCGTGGGCCTGCACGACGTGGCGCTGTTCGCGGTGGACCTCCAGCAGAAGGCGCTGCGGCAGCTGACCGGCCGGGGACCGGACGCGGGCGAGGGCGGGACGGAAGTGGCGGTCGACGGCACCCTGCCGGGCCGCGCGTACCAGAACGTGACCATCGTCAGCGAACCCGCCCCGGAGACGGCTCGCGGCCGGTGCCGGTGGTGGGTCCCGGTCACCGACGGGGTGGAGCGCCTCGGCATGATGCGCGCGGACACCGCCGCGGAGGACGGACAGAGCCGGGAAGCGGTCCGCCATCTGGCCTCAATGGTGGCGTTGCTGCTGCTCAGCAAGCGGTCCTTCAGCGACTCGTACGCCCGCCTGGTGCGCAGCAGGCCGATGAACGTGGCCGCGGAGATGCAGTGGAACCTCACGCCGCCCCCCGCCTTCGCCGGGCACAACGCCATCGTCACCGCCGCCCTGGAACCGGCCTACGAGGTCGGGGGCGACGCCTACGACTACGCCCTCACCGGCACCAGTCTGCACCTGGGCATCTTCGACGCCATGGGGCACGACACCACCGCCGGGATCACCGCCAATGTGGCGGTGTCCGCCTGCCGCAACGCCCGCCGTCAGGGTGCCTCCCTGGCCGAGTCCAGCCGGCTGGTGGAGAAGACGCTCAACGAGCAGTTCGGGACCAGCCGCTACATCACCGGGATCCTGGCCGACCTCGATCTGGAGACCGGGCGGCTGGCCTGGGTCAACCGCGGCCACCACCTTCCGGTGGTGATCCGCTCGGGCGGCCGGCCCAGCCAGCTGGCCTGCCCCCCGGGCGGCCCGATGGGCGCCTCCCTGAAGCTCCCGGTGACCGTCTGCGAGGAACAGCTGGAGCCCGGCGACCGCCTCCTGCTGTACACGGACGGCATCACCGAGGCCCGCGGCGCCGACGGCAGGCAGTTCGGTATGACCCGTTTCGTGGACTTCGTCATGCATCACCATGCCAACGGGCAACTTCCCCTGCACGAGACCCTGCGCCGACTGATGCACGCGGTGCTCGAGCACCACGACGGCAGGCTCGACGACGACGCGACCGTGCTGCTGGCCGAGTGGGCCGGCGGCCGCCAGGAGAAGCTCGTTCCCTGA